Proteins from a genomic interval of Anolis sagrei isolate rAnoSag1 chromosome 1, rAnoSag1.mat, whole genome shotgun sequence:
- the LOC132761695 gene encoding zinc finger protein 658B-like, producing MNIDMEEKAFKCLECGKSFTQRENLEQHERTHTGEKPYKCLECGQSFNHNSRLRLHQRTHTGEKPYKCLECGQSFSQNGSLRVHQRTHTGEKPYACLECGKSFSENGKLRVHQRTHTGEKPYACLECGKSFSENGSLQVHQRTHTGEKPYKCLECGQSFSQSGSLRVHQRFHTGENPYACLECGQSFPRNSYLRSHQRTHTGEKPYKCLECGKRFVDSGHLRRHQRTHTGEKPYKCLECGQTFTQNSHLQKHQRTHTGEKPYKCLECGRSFTENENLRLHQRTHTGEKPYKCLECGQSFTRNSSLCLHQRTHTGEKLNACLECGKSFTDNRSLHRHQRTHTGEKPYACLECGQSFTRNSGLRLHERTHTGEKPYKCLECGQSFTCNSRLHVHQRIHTGEKPYTCLECGESFIESGNLRSHQRSHTGEKPYKCLECGHSFINSGNLRVHQRTHTGEKPYTCLECGQSFAHNSSLRLHQMTHTGEKPYECLECGQGFACNSRLHVHQRTHTGEKPYTCLECGQSFTGSGNLRVHQRIHTGEKPYTCLECGQSFTQSGNLRSHQRIHTGEKPYTCLECGERFSKNASLRSHQRTHTGEKP from the coding sequence ATGAATAttgacatggaggagaaagcatttaaatgcctggagtgcggaaagagttTTACTCAAAGGGAAAATCTGGAgcaacatgaaaggactcacactggggagaaaccctataaatgcctagagtgtggacagagcttcaatcATAATTCACGTCTACgtttgcatcaaaggactcatactggggagaaaccctataaatgcctagagtgtggacagagcttcagtcagaatggaagtctacgtgtgcatcaaaggactcacactggggagaaaccctatgcatgcctagagtgtggaaagagcttcagtgagaaTGGAAAGCTGcgtgtgcatcaaaggactcacactggggagaaaccctatgcatgcctggagtgtggaaagagcttcagtgagaatggaagtctacaggtccatcaaaggactcacactggggagaaaccttataaatgccttgagtgtggacagagcttcagtcagagtggaagtctacgtgtGCATCAAAGGTTTCACACTGGGGAGAATCCCTATgcatgcctagagtgtggacaaAGCTTCCCCCGTAATTCatatctacgttcacatcaaaggactcacactggggagaaaccctataaatgcctggagtgtggaaagaggttCGTTGACAGTGGACATCTACgaagacatcaaaggactcacactggggagaaaccctataaatgcttggagtgtggacaaaccttcactcagaattcacatttacagaagcatcaaaggactcacactggggagaaaccctataaatgcctggagtgtggacggaGCTTCACTGAGAATGAAAATCTACgtttgcatcaaaggactcacactggggagaaaccctataaatgcctggagtgtggacagagcttcactcgtaATTCCAGTCTATgtttgcatcaaaggactcacactggggagaaactcaatgcatgcctggagtgtggaaagagcttcactgataATAGaagtctacatagacatcaaagaactcacactggggagaaaccctatgcatgcctggagtgtggacagagcttcactcgtaATTCTGGTCTACGTttgcatgaaaggactcacactggggagaaaccctataaatgcctagaatgtggacagagcttcacttgcAATTCACGTCTACATgtgcatcaaaggattcacactggggagaaaccttatacgtgcctggaatgtggagaaagcttcattgagagtggaaatctacgttcgcatcaaaggagtcacactggggagaaaccctataaatgcctggagtgtggacacagCTTTATTAATAGTGGGAATctacgtgtgcatcaaaggactcacactggggagaaaccttatacatgccttgagtgtggacagagcttcgctcACAATTCAAGTCTACGTTTGCATCAaatgactcacactggggagaaaccctatgaatgcctaGAATGTGGACAGGGCTTCGCTTGTAATTCACGTCTACatgtgcatcaaaggactcacactggggagaaaccctatacatgcctggagtgtggacagagctttactgggagtggaaatctacgtgtgcatcaaaggatccacactggggagaaaccctatacatgcctggaatgtggacagagcttcactcagagtggaaatctacgatcgcatcaaaggatccacactggggagaaaccctatacatgcctggagtgtggagagCGCTTCAGTAAAAATGCAAGTCTACGTTCTCATCAAAGGacgcacactggggagaaaccctaa